CGCCGCGGGGCGTTCCGGGCGTAATCCGACCCCTGTCGTCGAGGGGTCTCGACGGAGGTCTTGGTCGCTTGTCGGTCGCCGGAGCGCTTAGTCGCCCGGGTCGAAGGTGAAGGTCACGGTGACGTGCTGGGTGATCGGTTTGCCGGCGCTGTCGGTGCCCGGCTTCCACTCCGTGGCGGCCGCAGCCTCGAGGGCGGCGGCGTCGGCGTCTTCGCGGCCCGAGCTCTCGAAGAGGGTGATCTCGAGGATCTCGCCCTCGGCGGAGATCTTGAGCTGGACCTTGCAGGCGCCCGCCCAGCCTTCGGCTTTGGCGGCCTCAGGATAGGTGGGGTTGGGCAATCCCCCGATGGGTTGCGGATCGGAGGCCTGGCTGACCGTCCCGGCCATCGTCGGCGATGGAATCGCCGGGCGGACGAGTTCGTCCTCGTCGGCCGCGGCGCCGATCGCCGTCAGCAGGACCAGGGCCAGGATGAACGACAGGGCTTGACTTCCCTCGGCCCCGTTTCGCATGACGCACCCCCTTGGATAGGGTTCGGTAGGGATGAGGGCGATGCCTTCCCGCGGGTGCGCGTCGCGATCGCGTCAGGGGTTGAAGGTGAAGGGCAGCTCGACCTCCTTGCCGACGAAGGCGTTGTCCTCGACGGCGGGCTTCCATTCGGTCTCCCGGGCGGCTTCGAGGGCGGCGGTGTCGGCTTCGTCGTTGCCCGAGCTCTCGATGATCCGCACCTGCATGACCTCGCCGTTGGCGGCGACGAAAACGCCGACGAGACAGCGTCCGGTCCAGCCGTCTTCCGCCGATGCCGGATACCCGGGTTCGGGGGGGAGGTTGGCGAGTTCGGGCTCCCGGTCGTTGAGGAGCTGTTCCCGCCCGCTGAAGTCCACGCCGGGATCGGAGAGGCACTCCCCGGCCGAGGCAGCCGTAACCATAACTAGCACAAAAATAAGACCCTGGCCAATACGGACATCCATGGCGGCCTCCCCTAGCCCAGTTTCTTCAGCACGGGCTTGGTCTTGGTGTAGTGGCGGTTGAGCTCCAGTTCTCGGCCGCTGAAGCCGAAGGCCAGGCCGATGAGCTGGGTGACGAAGACCACGGGCAGTTTGAAGCGTTGCTCGAGCTCGAGCTCCCGGGCGGCGCCGCGCTGGTGCAGGTCGAGGTTGAGCTGGCACATCGGACAGGCCACGGCGATACAGTCGGCGTCGGCGCGACGGGCGGCGCGCAGCACCTTGCCGGACAGGCGGTTGACCACGTCCTCGCGGCTGAAGGTGAAGGAGGCGCCGCAGCATTCGGTGCGGTGGGTCCAATCGACGGGCTCGGCGCCGAGGGCGGCGACGAGGGCGTCCATCGAGCGCGGGTTCTCGGTGTCGCCGCCGGCGCGGGCGTACTCGGCCGGCCGGGTCAGCAGACAGCCGTAGTAGCAGGCGACCTTGAGCCCCTCGAGGGGTTTGGTCACCCGCTCGCGCAGCTTATCGTCGCCGAACTCGGCCAGGACCTCCAGCAGATGGACGACGCGGACGTCGCCGTCGTAGTCGACCTCGGCGGCCCGGGCGGCCCGGGCGAACAGCTCGGGCTCGCTACTGCGCAGGTGGTTGACCCGGGCCAACTGGCTGTAGCACATGGCGCAGGTGGTGAAGACGCGGTCGCCGATCTCGGCGGCCCGGGCCATGTTGTAGACGTTGAGCGCGGCCGCCAGCAGCTTGGAGTGTTGGTGGGCCGGCGAGGCGCCGCAGCAGATCCACTCCGGAACCTCCTCGAGCTCGACGCCCAGGCGCTCGAG
Above is a genomic segment from Candidatus Coatesbacteria bacterium containing:
- a CDS encoding TonB family protein, translated to MRNGAEGSQALSFILALVLLTAIGAAADEDELVRPAIPSPTMAGTVSQASDPQPIGGLPNPTYPEAAKAEGWAGACKVQLKISAEGEILEITLFESSGREDADAAALEAAAATEWKPGTDSAGKPITQHVTVTFTFDPGD
- a CDS encoding TonB family protein; the encoded protein is MDVRIGQGLIFVLVMVTAASAGECLSDPGVDFSGREQLLNDREPELANLPPEPGYPASAEDGWTGRCLVGVFVAANGEVMQVRIIESSGNDEADTAALEAARETEWKPAVEDNAFVGKEVELPFTFNP
- a CDS encoding heterodisulfide reductase subunit B, whose protein sequence is MKLAYYPGCTGAGTSREFEKSTRLVLERLGVELEEVPEWICCGASPAHQHSKLLAAALNVYNMARAAEIGDRVFTTCAMCYSQLARVNHLRSSEPELFARAARAAEVDYDGDVRVVHLLEVLAEFGDDKLRERVTKPLEGLKVACYYGCLLTRPAEYARAGGDTENPRSMDALVAALGAEPVDWTHRTECCGASFTFSREDVVNRLSGKVLRAARRADADCIAVACPMCQLNLDLHQRGAARELELEQRFKLPVVFVTQLIGLAFGFSGRELELNRHYTKTKPVLKKLG